One genomic region from Zalophus californianus isolate mZalCal1 chromosome 12, mZalCal1.pri.v2, whole genome shotgun sequence encodes:
- the TMUB1 gene encoding transmembrane and ubiquitin-like domain-containing protein 1, translating into MALIEGVGDEVTILFAVLACLLVLALAWVSTHTAEGADPLPQPSGTPTPAQPREAMAVTGSIRGEAPGAETPSLRHRGQAAEPEPGMGLSATSPSPDSPQEPLVLRLKFLNDSEQVARAWPHDTIGSLKRTQFPGREQQVRLIYQGQLLGDDTQTLGSLHLPPNCVLHCHVSTRAGPPPPPCPPGSEPGPSGLEVGGLLLPLLLLLLLLLWYCQIQYRPFFPLTATLGLAGFTLLLSLLAFAMYRP; encoded by the exons ATGGCCTTGATTGAAGGGGTGGGTGATGAGGTGACCATCCTTTTCGCGGTGCTTGCCTGCCTTCTGGTGCTGGCTCTCGCCTGGGTCTCAACACACACCGCGGAGGGTGCCGACCCACTGCCCCAGCCATCAGGGACTCCAACACCAGCACAGCCCAGGGAAGCCATGGCGGTCACCGGCAGCATCAGAGGGGAGGCCCCAGGAGCCGAGACCCCCAGCTTGAGACACAGAGGTCAGGCTGCAGAgccagagcctggcatggggctctcAGCAACGTCACCATCGCCAGACtccccccaggagcccctagtgCTGCGGCTGAAATTCCTCAACGATTCGGAGCAGGTGGCCAGGGCCTGGCCCCACGATACCATTGGCTCCCTGAAAAG GACCCAGTTTCCCGGCCGGGAACAGCAGGTGCGGCTCATCTACCAAGGGCAGCTGCTAGGAGACGACACCCAGACCCTGGGCAGCCTTCACCTCCCGCCCAACTGCGTCCTCCACTGCCACGTGTCCACGCGCGCcgggcccccaccccccccttgcCCGCCGGGGTCGGAGCCAGGCCCCTCCGGGCTGGAAGTGGGcggcctgctgctgcccctgctgctgctgctgctgctgctgctctgGTACTGCCAGATCCAGTACCGGCCCTTCTTCCCCCTGACGGCCACTCTGGGTCTGGCCGGCTTCACCCTGCTCCTCAGCCTGCTGGCCTTTGCCATGTACCGCCCGTAG